A region of the Passer domesticus isolate bPasDom1 chromosome Z, bPasDom1.hap1, whole genome shotgun sequence genome:
ttataaaattttcACATAAAATTTGTAGTGGACAGGAATGTACTCTTCTGAAATATCCAACAAAAGTTAGATCCTGAAATGTTACCACTGAAAGCCAGTTATTTAGTAACATACAAATATATTCTTaattttgcaaaaataattcaaaattaatACATTTATCATAGGTTTACTTTTTAGTTCTCACTGTGTTTCCAGACTGAAATGCCTTTTCCCAAGCACTAGGTACAATGGGAGTTTTCTATTTAAAGCACAATGGCTGGCACAAGAGACTCCCACTCTCTGCCTAGTATCTCCATATGGTCTTATTTTTCATCCTTTAAAACAGTATTACTACTAGAATGGATGGAAGTGTTTGGACCTGGGTCTAGGTCAGAAAGCAGTGCCTCCTAATTATGCTCAGGACAAGGCTGTTACCATCTCCCACTCTCCAGTAAGAAGAGAGGTATTCTTATTTTGCTATTCTTGACGATGAACAACTTTGACAATGCTTCCAAAGGCGCTCACGGGACTTCCATTTCAGATCCTTTTCTTCACTGCAAGTAACTTCCAAGAACTGCACTGTATCAGTGATCTGGAGGCCTGGCTCTGATTCTGGCTGCCCAGACGTGTGGGGTTGTACCTCGCCCCAGATCTGGTAAGGCTGAGATGGCACGTGTGCCTGAAGactgcagcagtgcagcttGCTTAGGTGCAACAAGCCTCAGTGGAGCACCATGGCAAGCCCTCACAGAGTTTATAAACAGCTTTAAGTGCTTCTGAAAATGCTAACTAGCTCGAGTGATGAGTGTTTGTTGTGATGGAATTAAACGCCAATGTAGCATGGCTGCCTTCACACAGCTGAGGAGCTGTGAGTGTGCATCTCCGTTGTGCCAATTTGCAGCACACATATGCAGTGACTGGTTCAGCCTGCAGAGAAGGATCATTGTGTTTAGATCACATTGCTCATGTTGTTTAGTCTTTTGCTGGCAGAGCCTAATAATTGCTAATTACTGTTCTGCTAGTATTTGTAACACTGAACTGCTAAAGTACATGACATTTATCTGGGTTCTAGCTTTTACTCTCCAGCCAACAGCCACACCAGAAGGCTGGAACAGGCAAAATTTAGAAGTGCTTTTCTATGCATCACTGATAATCTGACTGAAGAAGAAAATAGCACTTGTTGAGAGAATCCCAATTAGCTGGGGTTTGACTACCAACTGTGCTTCAGCGAAGCACGATCAGGCCCAAATAAGCTGGCGTGGCCAGAAACGTTTTTCTCAGAAAACTGGCCAACATTGACATTCCCTCTGCTACTGCTTTCCTCTCGTGCCCCCATTACTGCTCCGCCAATTTCTTTTCGGATTCATTTCCGCGGATGATGTCCCGCGGGGACGAGTATCCCGATCCCTGCCGGGAAGGCTGCTGAGGCGAGACCGAGGTCCGCGCAGCGCGGGGAGGACGGAGATCCACGCCCGCCACCGGGACCGACGCGGCGGGGGCCGGGTGCCCACGCCGGGGTTGTCCGCGCCGGACGAGCGCTCGGTCCGCGCGTGTGCGAGCGCTGCCCGCcaccggcgggggcggcggggctgcggcggcCCGGGAGCCCCGCGGCGGCCGCTGCCGGCGCACCtgcgggcgggggcgggcgggggcggcgcgtCCCGCCCTGACGTCACGGCGCTCCCGCACCGCCGCCGCCGTCTGACAGCCTCGGCCGGCGCGGGTGCGTGcgggcaggcaggcagagcgcgccggctcggctcggctcggctcggctcggctcggctcggctcggctcggctcggctcggctcggctcggctcggctcggctcggctccgcTCCGTTCCGCTCCGCTCCGTTCCGCTCCGCACGGCTGCTGCGCGCTGCCCTCGCCATGTCGGTGGCCGGGCTGAAGAAGCAGTTCCACAAAGCCACGCAGGTACCGAGCGCTCTCCCCGCGCGTGGAGCGCGCTCGGCTGCGGCCGGCGTGTGCGCGGGCATGCCGGGGTGTGCGCGGGTCTCCGTTCGAGTGGGTTTGCGCGGATGCTCTGCCCGGTCGTGCGTGATGAGTGAGCGTGGCAGGGGCCGCGTGTGTGGCCGGGTGTATGGATGTGCGCGAATGTGCGCGGAGGGTGGTGGGTCTACAGGGTGTCCATCTGCGGAGGGCCGCGGCTTGCCGGGCCGCCGCTCCTCCCCGCGCTCGGCTCCGGCCGCGATGCGGCAGCGGGCAGCGGCTCCCGGGCTGCGGGAGTAGCTCCTGGGCTGCCCTGACCTCCGCGCTGGGACCcgcggggctgctgctgcagcaaataCCCGCCGTGGGCTCGGAGCTTCCCTGCCGAAGTCTGTGCGCCGTGTTTCCATAGGCGTTGTTTGTTTTAGCCTGACTTTGGGAAAACAGCAGTAAACATGACCTTTTTGTTTCGTGGGTCTAGACCGCAGCTGAAATCCGAGTAATGATGTTTGGTTCTGTTGCTTTAGGCATGGTGTGATACTGCAGGAAGGTCAGGGTGAGTGTTTCACCAGTAGTTGAGTTGTTTCATAATACAAAATCTGTGTGTTACAGTCTGCAAGGCTACAGTTTCTGACTTAGTCTGCTTCAGGGCTAAATCTAAAATGGTTTCATAGAAGTCAGAGGAATTGATTTAGATCTAGAGAGCTGACACCAAGACCTGTGCAGTgcaggtggtttttttggtggtttttttttttttttaatttttttttttgtatttttagtatttttttttttttgttattgtctgtttttgtggtgtttgtgttgtttgttggttttaaattttgttttaaatacaaaatcTCCAGTTATTTCCTATTGCTTGCCATTGCAGGCATCTTCAGCTAGGCGTCTTGGTCACTGCAAGCAATCTGTAGATCCAGTCACGCAAGATACATTCAGCTGTTTATATTTTCAACACTCATGTATTTCCCCCTTCTCATGCATCTCATCTCTTGAGCACTATGGGGAAATATTCCCTTTAAAAATGATCCTTAATCCAAATATTTGTCCAAATTCTGATTTTCCATACCTTGTAGTTACACTAGTACACATTATAACTCTGAATGCAATGGTTTTACACCAAGTCCTGCATGGGTGTGCAAAAGCATTGAATAACACTGTGTCTCACCTTTCATGCCACATTGTGCTGCATCATTGGTAAAATAAGCTTTGCAAGAAAGTGGCTGCACTCAAAACAGATGGCATAAGGAGCAGGTAAGGCTGCCTGAGCCTATCCAGCAGTGCCCATCTGCTGCTGCTTACTTTGTTGTTTCTTCCCCTGCTGCCTATGGTGCTATGAGCAGCCTAGGAATCATCATTACAGCAAGGAGTTCTGgtactgaaaatgaaaatttcagtGTCAGTCCATGCTTTAAGAAGCAGGCAAAATGAAGTTCACTTTTTAGGACTAGAAATCTCAGTTCTCCATTTTTGTGAGCTAATGAGAATGCATCTGCAACAGCAGAGGTAAACATCTTCTTTTGAGGGAGCATGGTGCGAAAGGTCTGTGCATGCTGTTTTGCCCTTCAGATGACACTCTCACACTAATTGTCAGCAGTACTGTCATTTAGAAGGAAGGAAGAGTTTTAGCTGTCtggaacaaaaatatttaaagtctCTGATGCCAGATTTAGCAGCCTGACATCTGATGACCCAGGGATTTTTGGCCCCAGCCTTGACtttcacagtttgttttcaCGCAGGCTATGAAGACACATTCATGTATGAGAATGACTCACAAGTATGTTGAAGAGTGATCTGCTTATTGGCTTGTGTGCATTATGAGTGAGAAATCCGCGACATAGTTGTGCTGACCTTGCTCCAGGAATAATCATTTTGACTAGCGGTTAAACACCAGGTGAAATACAGGTTGACATTGCTGGCATGAATGGAGCTTTCCAGATAGACCAGACAAATAggaatcttttaaaaattataaattattgaTTTGGTTCTTATCCATGTTTATTTGTATGGTGCTGTTTTAATAGAGTCCTAAGTAATATCAAGAGCACATCTGGATTGTTTTATACAAtgtaaacattttatttaatttcgTTTATTGTTTTCTGACTTGTGAAATGTCAAGCTAACCTGCATGAAGTACTGCCAGTTTAGCAGCTGTGCTGAAGAACTTAATGCCTGTCAACTTTCGTGGACTAACTGCAACAGCAGTGAGAGATTGAAGAGCAGGAGGATACTTTGCACCTTCTGGAATGAGTCGAGTGCTTACCCTTTTGCCTTTCAGAAAAACTAATGGGTTTACCTCTGTGCAGCAGATAAATAAAGTATAGAGAAATCTTCCTGAGTTTGTAAAAGCAGGATGAGTCTGGAAGTCCTACGTTAATACAGAATTGCATTGATACAGATGTTCGACTGACCAGTGTGGAGCAGGTTAGGTTGTTCATTTACTTCTAATATCCACAGAGTACCTAAGAAGGAGAAGTAACCCCATTTGAATGTTAACATGCTGCTGCAGATCTGCCATACATCCTGAAGCTAGGAGGATCTAAAGTGTGTTTTTCCAGAAATGGGCAGCAAAGTGCTGTGCCACCAAATGTTCCCTTTTTCTTTAGGCATGCGGACTTCTTTGCCAGTAGTGTTATGCCAGTGTGACCAGCAGAATATTGCTTCCTCCAGGTTCATGTACAGTAATAAAACTACCACAATCACTTTGGGTGATACAGATTGGACAGTCTGGGCCATTTAAACAGAGTTGCTTTAAAATAGCATGAGCTTTGTTTCCACATGACTGCATTCATTGCATAATATGGCTCTTGTGAGGCACAGTCAAAAGTAAGCTTTCAGAAAGTAATAATTTTAAAGGGAAAGAGATTAACAAAATTTCTGGGACAGGCCACATCTGATGTTCCATTTGAAACAACTGAATAAATGTGACTGACATTTAAATAGCAGTATGAATGTGGTGATTTGAACCAAAAGCTTGTAGTATGCTTTATTTTCTACCACTGTATTCTGCTTTCATGATTAAGCTTGTCTCAACACCAAGACCAAATTAACCAGTTTATACAGTCctacagagagaaaaatgtttgaaaGAAACATCTGAAGAACATCTGAAGAAATTACTTCCACTCCACTCATCATTGTCAGTGGCTTGTAAGATGCCATTACTACATTTTAGGTGGAAAGTACTATGCTACGATCTTTGACAAGGTAACTTGTGAATGGCACAGTAAGAGAATGACTCTGCTGGTTTATAAGAAGCAAATGAGGCTCCTGCCTAGTGGTGCTGTTGTCCAAAAAATTCTGTGGTCTTCCTAGGGATTCTGTGCTAATTCAGAGCATGTCTACACAGATTCTCTTGTGAAAAAGAGAATATTGGGGTTCATAATGCTTTTTTAATTCCTTGGCCAGAAGtatgtaaaatgtttttctctatAATGTATGACACAGTCCACTTACTAAACAAACTGCAACTAACCAATTTTTACTGTTCTCTGTTGATAACTATATTTTTCTTAATCTCTAGCACACTCTGTATTCATAATATATTCCTGATTGTCTGCAGTGTTGTGTGGGAgctgtgtttgcttttccagTGATAGGACATCACCTGTCTTTTCCAGCAGACTGGTTGAAGCTGGACTCACACTGGGTCTGCTTTTCTCCTTTCATGTTTCTCACATGTAAAGGTACTTGAGGGAGTTGGTCTGGAAATCTGGGCAGTGTTCTATTTTTCTTAATGCAAATGCTTGTGTGTTGCTTTTGTGGAACTTAATGATCTCCCTTCTCATGTGGTGGGGAAACTTGCGAGCAGTCTGAGGAAGGCGGAAGGAGAGTTGTTTGCTGCGTGGTGTAGCTCTGAGGATAGAGCCCAAACAGGCTGCTAGAAACCTCTGTCTGAGAGGCATGCACCACTGGCAGTCTGTTGGTTTCTCTCAGTGTGGAGCACTACCTTTTGAGAGCAAGGAAAGAGAGCACTACTTTTTGATCAGGAAATAAAGACTGTTTTTAGAAAACAATACTTAGCTGCAGAGGGGATTATTTCCACAGCAGGTAGGGAAATTCCTTCTGTTTGTGCACTCTAGCTGATTGCCAGATACATTATTCAGATTTGGCATCGTTCCCATGCGTCCTTTTATTGATATTACATAATTGAAAGGGTGAAAAATTGACTTTAATCTAAATTGCTCTTTAGTTGGATACTGTGTAACCCTTTTGAGTTGTTGATGGCTTAAACAGTCTGTGCCAGTTTTAAACCGTGTTTCTAAATCTGATTGGAGGAATTGCTGCTTTTTGTACTAAAAAGatcatggcttttttttttttttcaggatttctcAAACATCTATTACTGTAGTAACTTTCCAGCTGACAGACACACTTTCCAttttaatatatgtatataaaagtTGGCGCACTAAATGACACCCATCTCTGTGTTTCTCCCAGTTATGTCTGGAGGCAAAGAATACCTATGAATGCTGTGTTCAAAACACAGCATGCATCAGATTTTTGTTTCATATCTTGACTTCCATTGTAACTGGAATTATTACGTAGCAAGGAAGAACTGGACACTCTTGGTCACTCATGCAAAACTGTCTTTGAGTTTTAAATGTGTCCTCATGACTAACATGCTGCATaaaagggctggagcagcatAATCAATTTTAATTGAAGAAGATTTTGCAGAGGTTAGTGAGCAGAAAATTCTGTACTTTTACGTAGCTCCTAATTATAAGTGGAAGGGAGGTACTGGGTTGGTCTGACGTACTTCTTGAAGGAATGGAGGCTTGAGGAGCTTGAACATTGCCTCTCATGACCTAGCAGTATACCACTGAAGTCTTTGGCTTTTAAAAGCTCAGCAAGAGGGATGGAGTTGAAAATCTGCTTTGTGGGCCCCACGGAGCTGCTACCACTCTGTGAGGACATGTGAAGAGAAACTGTATGGACAGCATTCAGTGGGAAGTGCCCTGATGAAGCAGACTCGTGGCCCTCTTACCAGTGAAAGTCTGTGGTATGTTCAGGGACAGCCAAAACATCCTCCAAACCTCTTTTCTTAGAACTAAAAtgtcttccttctgctgctttccagaaACTTCTGTGACTCTGATTCTCTTCTCAGGCAGTAGCCCCTGATGGACAATGGTGGTGCTTATCCTTTCTTAAGGATATGTAGATAATCAGATGAAAGAAAACTGAGCTACAGCGTGGTGTTATTGCAATGATGTTTGCCAAAGCACAATTACCTTGCCTTCAGTGCTTATTTAATCCTGCACTTAATCTTGGAGACAAAATAGTAGCGTTTTTATAATCTGAGGTTATCAGGAATCCATCCAATCTGTCATAGAAGTGCTAGGAGTTAAAATTTATTGGCTTTTTCCTCCAAAAGTGGtcaaaaaagagagaaattgcTATTTACTGTGCTTACATTTTTCATAAGATTTCCCCTTTATGGAAGCTCTACAGACCTGCATggtagaaaatttaaaattagaaGTGGTTGTTTGAAGTTCAGCATATTTTCAGTTTGTCTATAGATGGAAAGCACTGTGATGGACATGTACAGAATGATTTTTTGGGTATGTAATTGCACTTGATATAATAGTGATTATGTTCTTGTGCCTGTGATGGAGGACATATCTTTATAAATAaacatatttcaattttttttttttattctgtagaCTGAAATGGTACTGATGTAGTTGTTACAGCATCATATGATTCACACTGAGTGCAGGAGTTTATGCTCACCTTCCTTGCCCGTCATCATTTCCCCACAGAATGGGAGTGTTATTTGATCCCAGCAAAGGtgctgctgaggcagcagcagtatAACCTTGTGGTTTGGTGTGATGCCAGAGGACCTTTGAAAGAACAAGAAGTTCAACCACTCATTTAGCTATTGCACCTCTTACTGGAGGAGGGCTGGAGAATTGAATGCATATCTGTTTCAGAGTAGATAGGTGCCACTAGCTGGGATCCTTGTCAGCATTTATGTGATTTTCATCAGGCTGTGTTTTGGTCTTGTGTTCCTTGGATTTGTTACCACTGTCAAAAGGGGTGGCTATGCTGAATCCTTTGTAAGCAGAAATTctaaaatatagaaaaaatactggctttccctgctttttccttcaaaattctATGGCAGCAGAACACTTTGCACTGTGCAAAATATTTGTGTTGCCCTCTGCCTCCATCatattttttctggatttcagtTTGATGTTTTTAATAACTTGTATTATTTATACATCGATTATTACTCTTTTTTCATTGCCTAATTTCCAGTTTCTATTGGCTGCAAAAGGTCTTTACATGTGAAAAGAGTTTATCTAAACGTTTTGATACAGAGCttgtttttcatctttgggTTATGAAATTCAGTGACTGTTGTACAGAAACACTAGAGATACTGTTTGTCTTTCAATTTAAAGTGCCATTAAGCACTAGACATCACTTTTGTTCTTTGTCTTTGGGAAAGAGTGCAACTACAGTGAAACAGGGTGGAAGAAGAACAAGTTTCATTAGAGATAAAAACTGGGGGTATTTTTCctctaaaaagaaatttttcctgcaaatgttCACTTAATCTTTTATGACTTTCAGTAGACTAACAGGATTTGCTCTTTTAAGCAACACTTAGATAGATATTATTGCTGAGTTCCTTTCCAATCTGTACACTTTTCAGCTTTAAGGTCTGTGCCAGAAATTCCTTTTCATGCAAAATCAATCTCGATGCAGAAAACCAATTAATAATTCATAAGGTATAAATGTCAAAAATAAATGGTGTTTGCCTTTCTAGATGAGTCACTTAGAGCTTGTCTGCCTTGGAAAGTTATGGTGTCGTAATCTAAGGGCTGAATTGGAAATGCTGCTATTTTACAAGTATAACTCTGCAATGGATGGGTTTCTTTTTGCATGTAGAAGAACAGCTTTAGAACAGCTTTTCAGCTtaactgtttgttttttggtttttttttttttttttttttttttttttttttttttttttgtgaggggAGTTGAGGGCATCAAACTAAGACCTATCCTTCCACTGCAGTGAAGGTGTTTGCATAGAACTGGCTAAGGCATTAGAGGTGACAGGCTAGTGTATTTTTCTCTATTAATTCAccatattatttttttccctctgggaaCATTATCTTTGTCATCCAAACACAGTTAGCTAAAATTGCTGGTTGCTTCATTCCATTTCTTGCACTGGTCAGGAATGGATggaatttggttttattttctactGTTATGAAAGGAATTAAGAACTTTTAAAACAGAGCTGAGGCATGAAGAATGTTCCAACCAAATGCAAATCAGAATGTTTGAATTTTTAGTAACCAAATGTTTGAATGTGAAAATGTGCCTTGATGTGCAGAATAACCACAAGTCCATATTTACTGGGTAGGCTCCATCATCCAAGGAGCCTTTCACTAGTATTAAAAAATGGAAGTTCGTCTTTCAGGAAGAGTGGTTAGATCTTGTGTTATTATTTGCAGTCTAGATTTGGGTTTTAAATATGCACATAGTATTCTAGCAGGGAATCTTCCTTTCTCACAAAATTGCTGAAAAACATATTGCCAAATATGAGGCAAATTCACCACTGTCAGAAGTGGATATGACTGTTGCAAGTAGTAAACATAACATACCTTTCTTCTAGACAGCCACAACTATAAATAGGTAAAATATGAATTTTTGAAGCATGGGAAGGTGTAATTGCCTTAGGTAAATGGTAAAAGCTTAGGTAAATAATATAAATCTTTAGCTTTTCAAtgcagaaaagtatttttttcctctattagAATCTTCCTGTATTGTTTCACCTATGTAAGCCATATAGGAATGAAAATTAAGCTTTGCATGGTAGGAGTGGGATTTTCTTGCTAGAGAGAATAAGAGccaaaaatatataaaacatcaaaacacataaaatatcaaaagataaataaatttttattttataatattttgttttataataTTGTCATTCAAAATATGTAAGTCAGGGTGAATTTGGACCTGTGAATTTTAAAAGGCCTGAACTGGCATGTTTTTGGAAGGCTGCACTTTTATGGCCAAAAAACTGTAACACTTGAAATAGAGTAACAAAAGCTTCTGGAAAGTatcctgtttttttttatttaacagtaGACTTGGGCAGGAGTAAAATACTAGAAAGGAAGATGAGTGAGGATGAAAGACTGGAGAGGTCCACACCAGGCATCCTTGAAAACTGAGCAGAGGTAAACTGTCTGCTCTGGTATGTATGGGTGGGTGACTGACTAGAGGGAGAAGGAATGGCAGACGTTCATGAAGGAAGCTAGCACTTGCTGTTTCCTGCTTCGTTAGCCTGCTAGTTCCAGGATTCCAGATCTGGACACAGTGATAATGTGTATTGTTCCAGCCCAGGAGCAAAGACAACTGTTCCCAAAACACATACAGTTTAAGTATCACCAACAGGTTGATGAGGTCAGCATGAATTTAATGGCGTCCGTCAGT
Encoded here:
- the LOC135291212 gene encoding serine/threonine-protein kinase 35-like, which codes for MARAARSSRAERNGAERNGAEPSRAEPSRAEPSRAEPSRAEPSRAEPSRRALPACPHAPAPAEAVRRRRRCGSAVTSGRDAPPPPAPARRCAGSGRRGAPGPPQPRRPRRWRAALAHARTERSSGADNPGVGTRPPPRRSRWRAWISVLPALRGPRSRLSSLPGRDRDTRPRGTSSAEMNPKRNWRSSNGGTRGKQ